From a single Bacillus sp. BGMRC 2118 genomic region:
- a CDS encoding ABC transporter ATP-binding protein, with protein sequence MNYTIECRDLNKIFVGDGIKTYALKNINVQFNNGEFVSIVGTSGSGKSTLLSILGTLDLPTDGEILYGGEKISSRNNNTIADFRFENIGFIFQQFHLIPTLTALENVMSPLFGRKVSYDKKERAMKMLESVGLKDKVNSLPSQLSGGQQQRVAIARALIHEPNWLLADEPTGNLDSETGETIFKILNDLNKEKGCGVIFVTHDPELAKRADVQIEMKDGQIIRQNRVSSYA encoded by the coding sequence GTGAATTACACAATTGAATGTAGAGACCTAAATAAGATATTTGTGGGTGATGGTATTAAAACTTATGCATTGAAAAATATTAATGTTCAATTTAATAACGGTGAATTCGTTTCTATTGTGGGAACATCTGGCTCAGGTAAGTCTACTTTGTTAAGTATTTTAGGTACTTTGGACCTACCTACTGATGGGGAAATTCTATATGGGGGAGAGAAAATTAGTTCGAGGAATAATAACACTATAGCAGATTTTCGTTTCGAAAATATAGGATTTATCTTCCAGCAATTCCATTTGATACCAACTTTAACTGCACTAGAAAATGTAATGTCTCCTCTCTTTGGAAGAAAGGTATCTTATGATAAAAAGGAAAGAGCTATGAAAATGTTAGAGAGTGTGGGACTAAAGGATAAGGTGAATTCTCTACCATCACAATTGTCTGGAGGGCAACAACAAAGGGTCGCAATCGCTCGAGCGTTAATACACGAACCGAATTGGTTGCTAGCAGATGAACCAACAGGAAACTTAGATTCTGAAACTGGAGAAACCATCTTTAAAATCCTTAATGATTTGAATAAAGAAAAAGGGTGTGGTGTAATCTTTGTAACTCATGATCCTGAATTAGCCAAGAGAGCGGATGTACAAATCGAAATGAAGGATGGACAAATTATTAGACAAAATAGGGTGTCTAGTTATGCTTAG